tgccatttggactcacgaatgctccagcggcgttcatggatttgatgaaccgtgtcttcaagaagtatttggaccgatttgtcgtggtcttcatagacgacaaaTTGGTCTATTCCCGcagcgacgaggaacatgccgagcattcgAGGacagtgcttcaagtcctttgggaggagaagctatatgccaaactgaagaagtgtgacttctggctccgcgaggtcgccttcttagggcatgtgatttctgcgggtggagtttctgtagacccgaggaaagttgaggcaatcaaggattggccccGCCCGACAAATGTCAcagaggttcgaagcttcgtgggcttggcgggctactataggcggtttgtggaaggcttttccaaaatagtgattccacttacctgCCTaacccagaaaggcaccaagttcgtgtggagcgaagagtgcgaccagagttttaaagagttgaagcaaagactgacttcgactccggtgctcgctctaccggtgcagggcgaagactttgtggtctacagtgatgcctcctatcttgggctggggtgtgtattgatgcaaaacgggaaggtaattgcttatgcattccgtcagctgaagagcttcgtgaattgattctgcaagaagcataccgatctccatatgccgatcacccgggcggcaccaagatgtatcaaggattaaaaatgcactattggtggccgggaatgaagagtgACATTGAACGCTTTGTTGCAAAGtgcctaacatgccaacaagtaaaggccgagagtcgatttccagcgggaaaacttcaaagcctaccaatcctcGTTTGGAAGTgagaggatatatcgatggacttcgtggtcggcttgcctcgctcaacgggcggccacgatgcaatttgggtaattgtggaccgattgacgaagtcggctcacttcttgccgatccacaccacgtggtcgggtgacaagttagcgcaggtatatcttgacgagatagtgagactgcatggggtgccgaaatcgatcgtgtcggatcgtgacccccggttcacttcacacttctggaagagcctgcaagaagcccttggcacacggctcgactttagcactgcatttcatcctcagaccgataggcaaacagagagaaccattcaaactctggaggatatattgcgagcgtgtgtcatcgattataaaggaagttggtgtgatcacctacctatggccgagttcgcctacaacaatagttatcatactagtgtggagatggcaccgttcgaagctctCTATGGGCgaacgtgtcggtctcctatacactggagcgatgtgggtgagcgtacagagttcggccccgatgttctgcgagaagcggaggagaaagtccgtcttgctcgcaagagattgctcacgacgcagtcgagacagcaaagctatgcagataggcgccgtcgagatatagaattcgcggtaggcgaccgcgtattcttgaaggtttcaccgatgcggggcGTGAAGCaatttggagtgcggggaaaactaagcccccgatacattgggtcatatgaaatattggagcgagtcggcatggtggcctatcgacttgctttgccgccgaagcttgcggatgtacacaatgtgttccatgtctccaatctccgcaagtatattcacgaccctgagcatgcgatgctatatgaaccgccggagcttcaaggagacttgagctatgaagagtttccggtagggattatcgcccgacaggtgcgaaagttgaggaatcgagaaatcccctatgtgaaggttaggtggagcaatcacgaggatcgcgaagccacctgggaactcgaggatctaatGAGAAAGCACCaccctcatctatttgaggagtaaggtatggaTTTGAGTTAAAGTAAgaaattgagttcgtttcgaagacgaaactccttttaaggaagggaggatgtaaggaagtgaattctcgaaatccgagaattgtacttcatccaggatcgactaactgtcgagagaataccctttgtgggagttaagaatgtccaaaatacaaaaaatgctttggagttgagtccgcgagagcaaatggtgcaaactgcatttttaggctgatgttgctctcggggaccggtctctggaggtgagagaccggttccctcagCTGGGTGTAGCAGGGTTGcttggtgcaaccggtccctagtaGGGAGGGACCAGTTCCTGAAcatggtcccagcgagaaatgccgaaatttggctaagtcctaaaaattgagctctcggggaccggtccctcaggggaGGACcgatctcccgaggaccggtcttccTGGGAGAGACAGGTTCCCGAACGTGTGCGCcagagggaagctctcggggagcggtcccaagtcggggagaccggttccttcacgcgaaaactgcccagtaagggctgtgcaatggatggaaagttgagaggtttttatgcaaaatggcctttattagagtgtgatgagccctctctctccctcacattcatctcatttcactctctctcactctctctttctctcttgctctctctctagaaagaaaagaacaaggaggagaagaagaaggagagaaaggaaaggaagaagaagaacaaggaggagaagaagaaggagatcaagaggaaggctttggacaccttcatctccctctcctcttctctttagtgtagcacaagaggtaggctcttgaaccctagcttctaaactttggagttttgggtttttatgcattggaatgggtcaaatggaccctaagcatgcttctaagtagatcaatcccaagaatctagggatttattgggtggtttgctataggtgcagaCCTAGGGCTCCAGAATGGGGTTTttatgaaagtatgagattgatctcatttgaagccttggaaaccctattgttaggtcacgaatcgtgggggcgaagtcggttttggcattcggcgagccggcgtgaagttctcggcaaaatagggccgggttAGTGTTGATTTGGgtaaggaaggctaaagccttttcgtaaagctcgccgaggagcgtttccaaaacctctacatcgattaaaggtggggggtgccatcccgaagctttctaactcctttctatgtcttagattgcatttaatctcatctcttcatgttgcattgtaggattgcatagtagctccattccttatgctttctaaatgataacctagtgtacttggaacgcttggtaacttagataggtgaggattgggtcagaacgtggatcctatgatgcgaaagaaaagagataaacccgatgggggtattgatgacatagaaagtagtgttattgttaaagaacaaacgagtggcatccaaatgttaaatgataacgcgtggcattaatgtagtgtaattaacactagaggtcgatggacctagggataggcggatcccttagaaaatgccttgtgatcaatgaatttagaaaagctaaaCAGCATTACATGAATGTAGGAAACCAATGATCCCGCGAGaaatgttgactctagttgtagagcatcctcacttggagaggattggattgggtagTTGACTGTAGTgatagtgtatcctcacttggagaggatagatctagctcatagtctgcgtttggggtggtatagccatccaatccccacatggaggggattgtcgtcgaatACTTCGGAGtatcgcgcgactaggaccacttggaggtccggaccacttggaggtctggaccacatggaggtctgcagacggtcccgggcatgggtgcacttggagctctctccccactttgggattgaaaggtgagttataggcgagccctagggcctcgccacagattgggtaaatggaaaaaGGTAAAAGTTTAAGAAtatcattgaacattgctatttgaacatggatcgaatttgttagcatggtagcaaacctttattatatgatgcatgcattcatattcatgattatggacatagtagcatagttttcctactatcgcatctacagttttcagatacatatctatctatctatctgttgttacttatgcccacttggacctagtggggagatcggcagagtcggcggccgagcccactgggaactatggaagatagttctcaccccactctatgttcagtggtaggtacagggttgccgagagaggaccgcggcaagggcatcgcgcccgaccagtgagaccgtggtagtatagtagcttttcttttttgcattagtcatctatgtattgagagagattcattgtaggtgaggatttggagagctatataTTTTGAGATGGAAGATGTATTCAttcaaagaaaatgatgtaaatgaaaatgttgaaactattgtaatagttagtaaagtactctctttatttcacatgttttatcttgtggattgcttgctctttgtattgatagcactggttgtgccctcgtgaatgtgtatgtttagaatttaattttctgggtaaattcttgtgcacattcctattgttgagccttgggcggatatgggaggtgctgtccgttcggtggcctgctgccgcggccgaaccgtgccaaattggtagtggtttcggggcaggGCGTGACACTAGTGGCCCTAATACTTCGTTAGATTTTGATGGtaacaaataattataattattggactaatcttttatcttgagttttTATGTTTTATACCTTTCTATCTTCAAAAGGACTCAAGATGGGCAATCTTCTAGCTCTAAGCTTCACCACTTTAAGCTATGCttgcttcttttgtcaaatagacaaactcactctttctattctttatttgattaataatatgctttatgattagagtgagaaattttgagTTAAGTTTGATCTATTCCTCTTATCACTTTATAGCTCACTTGAACAAATCTCTAACTTGTGATAAGTGATTTTTATCTCCTTTTATAAGGTGCATatgattttataatatttaaaatctgcTCAAAATCAGTTCTTTGTCAAGTTACTGTTGTGGACtctgttctgggcgccctaaagtggatccgaatctcatgtgtttttggatcctgcctgtttgctgttcgaGTGGTCCAGAAATTTCTTCACCTGATCTGGGCGCCCGAATGTCTGTTTAGGGCGACCGAATTGTTTGACTTGACCAGTTGCGTGTTCCGGACAGTACAACAGATCGGCCTGAAAAGTTCTGACGTGGCGCTGAGCAGGCTGCGCGCGTGCATGGAAATACTAGGCGTCCACAACTTCTGGAAGCCCAAATGTTCCTGCTCAGAGAATACGGCGCACGTGGTCTGACTAGGTCAGAAAAGCTATCGCGCgtgatctgggcgcccacaacttcTGGAGGCCCGAATGTACGAATCCGAAAAAGCGGCGCACGTTGTCTGACAAGCAGCTGGAAGCACAGTGCGCGTGCACAACTTCTGGGCACCTGAAATCATGTTTAGGGCGCTCGAAAGTGCAATGGCCTGGAGCTGGCcaaggctataaatagatggttttgAGGCCTTTTCTCAGCCGTAATTTGAAAGTCcatttgagcttaaaaatttcAATGTTTATATTACTCTTAgttctcaattctctctctaaacttgagtgcAATTTGTACTGAGATATAATCTTGTAAAATAGAGAAAAGCAAAGTCTTGGAGCTTGAAAAGAAGAAGGTGTTtgtgtgaaggcttggtgcttgcccgtAAAAACATCATCTAATGGAGATTCAACAATCTCTAGTGTTGAGAAGTTGGTGGGAACATAGGCAAAGTGtcgaacctcgaaacaaatcgATTGTGTGCTTtttgagtttgcatttctttaaactccttactttattttttgtttcggatttttaaattgcttaattatttggccttttattttagaaacctattTCACCTTCCCTtttaggttgccattttgatcctcaggATTGTGGTATACTAACACtaacgatttttatttttttgattgttCAGATAGTGATTACGTAGGTTCAATTAACAACCGAAGAAGCAGAGACGGGTTCATGTTCAACCTTGGCACTAGAATAGATGGCCAATATTTTCATAAAGTTGCTACTATTGAAGAAATTTATTTTCGCCGAGAGAAAATGGTGTGAAGAATATAAGCATTGTATGGAGTGTAAGAGATAatgctaataattaattagattagattatttattttatcccATTATTAGATTTGGTTGTATAAATTGTGATTAAGGTGAAAtctaattagagtaggattttatataattagttataaatagaggCGGGGCTATAGTAGCTAATGAAGCTGGAATTGCCTTAATTAATTTGGGGTAGCGTAAAGTGCGTATAGGCGACAAGAATTTTGCTAGTTTATATTCTCCAATAAAATTGTGTAGTTTGCTTCGATCAGAAcgtaccaattttttttatttctcttctccctcttttttatttttattttattttttgtggagATCTCTATATACCGTAATAAGTATATAGAGCGATATTTATTAGAGACTCATTGCCATAACATTTTAAtgatggaaaaaataaaaaaagttctaCAAAGTGCTTTCGATCTTTTCTTCTCAAATACTATACAATTGCTGTAGAAATCGCCACCAGAGAAGTATGTAAAATGATTGCAAACTTTCTTGGTGGCTATGGCTACTTTGTCACGTTAGAAGAGGAAAATTTTATAGGGCCTTCCAAAGCATACAAACGGATGCTTTCGAATATGAAATTGCATGCTAGTCCTCCGTGGACATATCCACTTTTCAGCAAAGGGAATAGcatattttgttattaattaaCAATTAACTACTAATTATGAATTAAGGCACTAAAACGTAATAATTTTAATTGGACTAACTTGCTTATATAAACAaacgattaaaaaaaatttaagaagatGCCAATTAAGTTTATGgtcaatgaaaaataaataaataaacaaataaataaagtggaggtatgtatgtatgtatttcaaaaatttgtatACTTCcgaatccaatccaatccaatccaattagTAATCTGGGTGATAGAAGACGAGCCGGGGGACTGGAAAGCCGGATTCGTTGAGGAAGGGGATGGCNGCGGGCGCATGGGGGATGTCTCTGTACGTACAATTTTCATCAACAATAATAAATCcgaatccaatccaatccaatccaattagTAATCTGGGTGATAGAAGACGAGCCGGGGGACTGGAAAGCCGGATTCGTTGAGGAAGGGGATGGCGTGGGGGCGCCGCACGAGGTCGCGGTAGACCGCGTACTCGGCCTCGTAGTCGTGCAAGTCGAGCTCCGCCCGCTGGTTGGTGTGGTAGTGGTGCTTCGCGGAAGTCGACTTCCCGAAGCCGAACACGCTCACCTCCTCGCACAGCCCCACCGCCAGCATCACCGCTTGGAACCCCGAGGAGTAGTGGAACATCTGCTCGTCGTGCGCCGTCCCCCACTGATCCAACGGCCGACCCGTCGTCTCCGCGAAATCCTTTAGAGAGTAGTACTTCACGATGCGCGCGCAGAGCACGTCGAAGCGCGGGTCAGTGACGAGCAGCAGGGGGTCCGAGGCGTTGCAGAGGGCGTAGTCGAGGAAGTGCGCGGCCTGGCAGGTGTAGGCCACGATGGGTACGTCGGCGCCGTAGGGGTGGCAGAAGCAGCCCTCCCTGCGGGCGCACTGGTGGAGGATGTTGCTGTTTATGAAGGAGAGGCTGGTGCGGGATCCCACGTGGCGGCGGAAGCCGGCGATGCGGGCGTTGTTGAGGCGGATGACCAAGTCGTGGCTGTCGATGAGCTCGCCGTGGGCGGACTGGAGGAGGATGCCGCTGTTGCCCACCACCGCGCACGTGCCGTACCGACGCCGGGGCGGACCCAGGGGTTCACCGCTGCCGTTGCTACGGAGGCGTGCGTGGTGGTGGCTGTCGATGGGGAGCTTCACGAGATCGGGCAGCTCCGACATCACCTCAGGCTCAAACAGCAGCCGGCTGTACCTGTGGGATTCAGTTATACCGCGTGAGCGCTCATGCAATTCGTTGAGGCTACAACTGTAATAATAATTTCTTatcaatttatattatttttcagaCTAAATAGCCGTGAAGTTTGATTTCTATGTACATCTTTACTTATGTTGTCTCTTTCTCGTCGTCGCCCGTCGGCatcactataatttttttttataaaaaacacAATTAATTTTGAGAACAaaataactattaaaattaaaattaaaattaaatgaaaggaaataaaaaaaatattaattacgcCAAACTTTgggataaaattattataaaaaaaacactaaatctTGGGCAATCTTAAACTTacgaaatttttattaatttatcattCTTCTCCAGAATTAATTGTCCACTaactttcgttttttttttttttttaaaaaaaacgcTGGTATATGAATGCGCGTAACAAATTAAGAAACTAATCTTAATGCTTCCACACAAGAGACGATATATCTAGCTATACGGATGTTCACGATCGTTTAAAAAGTAACACAGCTGcaaaataaacaagaaaataaTGTTGTTTTAAAAGATCAATTGAAGCCGCAACGAgagatcaaataaaatatataaattcgaAAGCGCACGCAATCTGGATCGGTTAGTGAAGCATAGATAGATATACCAGTCGCGGAGGGCGCGGCGGAAGACGGGGATGATCCCGTAGTCCTTGGGCAGCAGGAGGCGAATGGGCGCCCGCATATCCGGCCGCGGCCGCGCCTCGAGGTGGCCGAACTCCAGCCGCCACGTGCCGTCGATCCGCCCCGGCCGGACCGCCTGAGGGATGTCGCCGCCGAGGAGGAACTCCGCATCCTTCCTCAGCGTCGCCTCGCCGGGGTCCGCCGCCGACAGCCGCAGGAGCGCAGCACTAATTACATCGGCATCCTCTGCCGCCCCCGCGGCGTCGCCACCGCCTCCGATAACTCCGCGCACGACGACGGCGACTCGGAAGCTCAGAAGAGCACACATGGCGACCATGAGGAGCAGGAGAGCACTAAAAGGTACGCGAATCGAtcgcttcattttttttctttttttttttcaaaaattatcaaATCAAACGATTCTTT
This DNA window, taken from Ananas comosus cultivar F153 linkage group 5, ASM154086v1, whole genome shotgun sequence, encodes the following:
- the LOC109709791 gene encoding sialyltransferase-like protein 1; the protein is MKRSIRVPFSALLLLMVAMCALLSFRVAVVVRGVIGGGGDAAGAAEDADVISAALLRLSAADPGEATLRKDAEFLLGGDIPQAVRPGRIDGTWRLEFGHLEARPRPDMRAPIRLLLPKDYGIIPVFRRALRDWYSRLLFEPEVMSELPDLVKLPIDSHHHARLRSNGSGEPLGPPRRRYGTCAVVGNSGILLQSAHGELIDSHDLVIRLNNARIAGFRRHVGSRTSLSFINSNILHQCARREGCFCHPYGADVPIVAYTCQAAHFLDYALCNASDPLLLVTDPRFDVLCARIVKYYSLKDFAETTGRPLDQWGTAHDEQMFHYSSGFQAVMLAVGLCEEVSVFGFGKSTSAKHHYHTNQRAELDLHDYEAEYAVYRDLVRRPHAIPFLNESGFPVPRLVFYHPDY